A single window of Vigna unguiculata cultivar IT97K-499-35 chromosome 1, ASM411807v1, whole genome shotgun sequence DNA harbors:
- the LOC114179074 gene encoding protein DETOXIFICATION 21-like — protein MGEELKQKLLHELKKDSLGEEESVGKRVWEESKKMWVVAGPAIFTRFSTFGIVVVTQSFIGHIGSTELAAYALVMTVLVRFANGVLIGMASALETLCGQAYGARKYDMLGVYLQRSWIVLFTASIFLLPIYIFTTPLLEALGQDKTIARVAGSISLWSIGIIFSFTVSFTCQMFLQSQSKNKIIAYLAAVSISLHVLLSWLLTVQFKFGLNGALTSTLLAYWIPNLGQLVFIMTKCPDTWKGFSFLAFKDLWSVIKLSLSSGLMLCLEIWYNTVLILLTGNMKNAEVSIDALAICLNISGWEMMIALGFFAAAGVRVANELGRGSSKAAKFSILITVLTSFVIGFVLFLMFLFLRERLAYIFTTDPEVANAVGDLSPLLSFSILMNSVQPVLSGVSVGAGWQSIVAYVNIGCYYLIGIPVGVLLDHFLHLNVKGIWIGMLFGTFVQTVMLITITLKTDWDKQVVIARNRVNKWTMVENEESNTRPTMS, from the exons ATGGGAGAAGAGCTAAAGCAGAAGCTTTTGCATGAGCTAAAGAAGGATTCTTTGGGAGAGGAAGAGTCAGTAGGGAAAAGGGTATGGGAAGAAAGCAAGAAGATGTGGGTGGTAGCAGGCCCTGCCATATTCACAAGGTTCTCAACTTTTGGGATTGTGGTGGTTACTCAATCCTTCATTGGCCACATTGGCTCAACTGAACTAGCTGCATATGCTCTTGTTATGACTGTTCTGGTCAGATTTGCAAATGGGGTATTG ATTGGCATGGCTAGTGCTTTGGAAACTCTTTGTGGTCAAGCATATGGAGCCAGAAAGTATGACATGCTTGGAGTGTATCTTCAAAGATCATGGATAGTGTTGTTCACAGCCTCTATATTCCTTCTTCCAATTTACATCTTCACCACCCCTTTGTTGGAGGCTCTAGGCCAAGACAAAACCATTGCTCGAGTTGCTGGAAGCATTTCTCTGTGGTCGATTGGTATCATATTTTCCTTCACTGTCTCTTTCACCTGCCAAATGTTCCTGCAATCACAGAGCAAGAACAAGATCATCGCCTACCTTGCAGCAGTTTCAATTTCTCTGCACGTTTTATTGTCATGGCTTCTAACTGTTCAGTTCAAGTTTGGCCTCAACGGTGCACTCACATCGACACTTCTGGCATATTGGATTCCGAACTTGGGCCAGCTTGTGTTTATCATGACCAAGTGCCCTGACACATGGAAAGGTTTTTCATTCTTGGCCTTCAAAGATCTTTGGTCTGTCATCAAACTTTCCCTCTCTTCTGGTCTTATGTTGTG TCTTGAGATCTGGTACAACACAGTTTTGATTCTTCTTACAGGCAACATGAAAAATGCAGAAGTTTCCATTGATGCTCTGGCCATATG TCTCAACATCAGTGGATGGGAAATGATGATAGCCCTTGGTTTCTTTGCTGCTGCagg TGTGAGGGTTGCAAACGAGCTTGGAAGAGGGAGTTCAAAGGCTGCAAAATTTTCCATTCTGATAACAGTTCTGACATCATTTGTGATTGGATTCGTGCTATTTTTGATGTTCCTGTTTCTGAGGGAAAGACTTGCTTATATTTTCACTACAGACCCAGAGGTGGCTAATGCTGTTGGTGATTTATCACCATTGCTCTCATTTTCCATCTTGATGAACAGTGTTCAACCTGTGCTCTCTG gAGTTTCTGTTGGAGCTGGGTGGCAAAGCATTGTTGCATATGTAAACATTGGCTGTTATTATCTCATTGGTATTCCTGTTGGAGTGCTTCTTGATCATTTCCTCCATTTGAATGTCAAG GGTATTTGGATTGGGATGTTGTTTGGAACATTTGTTCAGACCGTGATGCTTATTACAATCACATTGAAAACAGACTGGGACAAGCAG GTAGTGATAGCTCGAAATCGTGTTAACAAATGGACAATGGTGGAGAACGAAGAATCAAACACTAGACCAACCATGTCCTAG